Proteins from a genomic interval of Rosa chinensis cultivar Old Blush chromosome 2, RchiOBHm-V2, whole genome shotgun sequence:
- the LOC112185164 gene encoding chaperone protein ClpB3, chloroplastic-like: protein MVFAFLQQLERVQKRTTDRKMKIQVSDAIVQFLGSLGYDPNYGARPVKRVIQQYVENKLAKGILRGEFKEEDTILVDTEVTAFANGQLPQQKLVFKTHSDVFNVFLQILDDGRVTDSQGRTYILNGDDEVSPKELGYETIKQRVMEPARSIFRPEFINRVDEYIVFHPLDRDQINNIVKIQLQRVQKRIADRKMKIRLAKGILRGVFKEEDTILVDTEVTVFANGQLPQQKLVFKMLETG, encoded by the exons ATGGTTTTTGCATTTTTACAACAGTTGGAACGAGTCCAGAAGAGAACTACAGACCGCAAGATGAAAATCCAAGTGAGTGATGCAATTGTGCAGTTTCTTGGAAGTCTTGGCTACGATCCAAACTACGGTGCTAGGCCAGTGAAGCGAGTGATTCAGCAATATGTAGAAAATAAGCTTGCCAAGGGCATCTTGAGGGgagagttcaaagaagaagacacCATTTTGGTCGACACAGAGGTCACAGCGTTTGCCAATGGCCAACTACCCCAGCAAAAGCTAGTCTTCAAGACGCATTCTGACGTGTTCAATGTTTTCCTTCAAATTTTAGATGATGGGAGAGTAACTGACTCACAGGGCCGCACT TACATACTTAACGGAGATGATGAAGTATCACCAAAGGAGTTGGGTTACGAAACTATAAAGCAGCGGGTCATGGAGCCTGCAAGGTCCATATTTCGCCCTGAGTTCATAAATCGGGTTGATGAGTACATAGTTTTTCATCCCTTGGACCGTGATCAGATAAACAACATTGTCAAGATACAG TTGCAACGAGTTCAAAAAAGAATTGCAGACCGCAAGATGAAGATCCGA CTTGCCAAGGGCATCTTGAGGGGAGtgttcaaagaagaagacacCATTTTGGTCGACACAGAGGTCACGGTGTTTGCCAATGGCCAGCTACCCCAACAAAAGCTAGTCTTCAAGATGCTTGAAACTGGTTAA
- the LOC112190041 gene encoding EID1-like F-box protein 2: MILTKQYRCIHSASCQCTKGHLSEDAIFLVFQQLNWNPKLIATLSCVCKWFDDLAKRVLWKEFCKTRAPKMMIDLQSSGSHSVDGNWRALGKLLIYCSGSKKGGLFNTVHIPGHFVYRTRFSRTSGKSFLLPQCRTDVLYVSDPCEHLDQGEEGDVGFFRGIFKSFSMSKVRKMLIKREAQFHPTEVCPYCKAKLWSMLQAKMIPQSASCRLGAYEDCIEYFVCLNGHLLGICTLLPLSDSEEASELE, from the coding sequence ATGATTCTCACGAAGCAGTATCGATGTATACATTCTGCAAGCTGTCAATGCACAAAAGGGCATCTAAGTGAAGATGCTATATTCCTTGTATTTCAACAATTGAATTGGAATCCTAAGTTAATAGCAACACTTTCCTGTGTCTGCAAATGGTTTGATGATCTTGCCAAACGTGTACTGTGGAAGGAGTTTTGTAAAACAAGAGCACCAAAGATGATGATTGATTTGCAATCTAGTGGGAGTCACAGTGTAGATGGAAACTGGAGGGCACTTGGAAAACTGCTTATTTACTGTTCAGGAAGTAAGAAGGGCGGCCTCTTTAATACCGTTCATATCCCTGGTCACTTTGTCTATAGGACCAGGTTTTCTAGGACATCGGGGAAGAGCTTCCTTTTGCCACAATGCAGAACAGATGTATTGTATGTCTCTGACCCGTGTGAACATCTTGACCAAGGAGAAGAGGGAGATGTGGGTTTCTTCCGGGGAATTTTCAAGTCGTTCTCAATGTCAAAGGTCCGGAAGATGTTGATTAAAAGAGAGGCCCAATTTCATCCAACAGAGGTGTGCCCTTACTGTAAGGCCAAGTTGTGGAGCATGTTGCAAGCCAAAATGATACCTCAAAGTGCCAGCTGCAGATTGGGCGCTTATGAGGATTGCATTGAGTATTTTGTTTGCCTCAATGGACATTTGCTCGGTATCTGTACTCTGTTACCTTTATCTGATTCAGAAGAGGCATCGGAGTTGGAGTGA
- the LOC112185163 gene encoding uncharacterized protein LOC112185163, translating to MASLSNSSEIRVPIFSGENFDFWMIKMRTMFISHELWSYVDEGYTVPEIENMSNAQRVELKTNIKKDAKVLGILQNSVSDEIFPRITNEETAKAAWDVLLLEFKGSEKVRAVKLQSLRRDFEYTRMNETELLNDYSTRLTDIVNQIKTYGEPVTEKRVVQKILMSLNRKYDAIICIIEETRDMETLGVQDVMGTLKAFD from the coding sequence ATGGCTAGTTTAAGCAACTCATCAGAAATCAGAGTTCCAATCTTCAGTGGAGAGAATTTTGACTTCTGGATGATCAAGATGAGAACCATGTTCATCTCACATGAACTATGGAGTTATGTGGATGAAGGCTATACAGTTCCAGAAATTGAAAATATGTCTAATGCTCAGAGAGTGGAGCTGAAGACAAACATAAAGAAAGATGCAAAAGTTCTAGGAATACTACAAAACTCAGTCTCAGATGAGATCTTTCCAAGAATCACAAATGAAGAAACAGCCAAAGCAGCTTGGGATGTTCTGCTGCTTGAGTTCAAAGGCTCAGAAAAGGTTAGAGCTGTTAAACTTCAATCTTTGAGAAGAGATTTTGAGTATACTAGAATGAATGAAACTGAGCTGCTAAATGATTACAGTACTAGACTGACTGATAttgtaaatcaaataaaaacctATGGTGAACCTGTTACGGAGAAGAGAGTTGTCCAGAAGATCCTTATGAGTCTAAATAGAAAATATGATGCTATAATCTGTATTATAGAGGAGACTAGGGATATGGAAACTCTTGGTGTTCAAGATGTGATGGGGACACTTAAGGCTTTTGATTAG
- the LOC112185165 gene encoding F-box protein At3g07870-like, translating into MEMPTAAMSTSKLMELPHDILLNIFSRLPAASLLQFQCVSKSSRDLVNDPALTAMHVAATNEHVDVEARVLSDSLFQYHFQFVSCGLLGFRCHDSDGKLGLYNPLRGEYLELPLPEDGYSNCYGMGFDSVTSTHKIVHFFSRLHDVNHTRVGNVHVLGTSSWRRIPSVPRFCLISSESAYAYGNMHWLVEGNRIISFDFEKEEFGWTNPPHLNFPSESQIFLINLRGSIALVDVSDENIEVEIWVYKEKKYWAKDYSLNFCCPREYRYSVGAWEHGIYILIPYANKAPLYFTVVYYDLRCDSVRGTVPNEYWRQREEIHMFSYTGSLISLKKYDNLRTNNKKENVENERQIMKKMKDNYLWNVSAITSYDVSVY; encoded by the coding sequence ATGGAGATGCCGACGGCCGCAATGAGTACATCAAAGTTGATGGAGCTTCCTCATGATATCCTCCTCAACATCTTTTCGAGACTGCCGGCGGCATCGCTTTTGCAGTTCCAATGCGTCTCTAAGAGCTCACGTGACCTAGTTAACGATCCAGCTCTTACTGCCATGCACGTGGCAGCTACCAATGAACACGTCGACGTAGAAGCTAGGGTTCTTTCTGATTCTCTTTTCCAGTATCATTTTCAGTTTGTTTCTTGCGGTTTGCTTGGCTTTAGATGTCATGATTCTGATGGAAAACTTGGTTTATACAATCCCTTAAGAGGAGAATATCTTGAGCTCCCACTACCTGAAGATGGATACAGTAACTGCTATGGTATGGGATTCGATAGCGTTACTAGCACCCACAAGATTGTCCATTTTTTCTCTCGGTTACATGATGTGAATCACACTAGGGTGGGTAATGTTCATGTTTTGGGCACAAGCTCGTGGAGAAGAATACCCTCGGTTCCTCGTTTTTGTCTCATAAGTAGCGAAAGTGCATATGCATATGGAAACATGCATTGGTTGGTAGAGGGAAACCGGATAATCTCTTTTGACTTCGAAAAAGAGGAGTTCGGATGGACTAATCCACCCCATCTCAATTTTCCAAGCGAATCCCAGATTTTTTTGATTAATCTGAGGGGATCTATCGCGCTTGTTGATGTTTCTGATGAAAATATCGAAGTTGAGATATGGGTGTACAAAGAAAAGAAGTACTGGGCAAAAGATTACAGCCTGAATTTCTGTTGTCCCCGTGAATATAGATACTCTGTGGGCGCTTGGGAGCATGGCATATACATATTAATTCCATATGCTAACAAGGCTCCACTGTACTTTACTGTGGTCTATTATGATCTAAGATGTGATAGCGTGAGAGGTACTGTACCCAATGAATATTGGCGACAGCGAGAGGAAATCCATATGTTTAGTTATACTGGAAGCCTGATTTCTCTAAAAAAGTATGATAACTTGAGAACGAATAACAAGAAGGAGAATGttgaaaatgaaagacaaataatgaagaaaatgaaagacaacTATTTGTGGAATGTTTCTGCTATTACTTCATATGATGTTTCTGTATATTGA
- the LOC112187224 gene encoding uncharacterized protein LOC112187224, giving the protein MGLVRIWQNTDSFQKAEAMATMTVSSPKSTIWQNPISHREPSYSFLGGSLKGLCLQLKPRNKNKDATKLVVASAKPTTTQRISSTRSGGDRFYINFTGFPFPLGPFLNRSTTRTEAVKGSIWLFEQEQALGFSSVSTNIRMTVVKLKSGGLWVHAPIAPTKECIQLLKELGAPVEYIVLPTFAYEHKIFVGPFSREFPRAQVWVAPRQWSWPLNLPLEFFGIFRAKTLRDEDLSTPWANEIEQKVLSSPEVGIGPYVEVAFYHKPSRTLLVTDAVIFVPRQPPDCISKESLLASAKNGLAVKLLSKGKKVSEEPVIDNKMNRQKGWERMVLQILFLGPSNLLEPKASFAQMSQKLIVSPIVKTLVFSKVPEKVRDWIDRISRDWRFRRIIPAHFAAPVNASRSDFLAAFAFLDDLLDERYVTRPSLSLLFTSLMGKAASYFPPDDMKTLSSLDQFLVSVGAVKKTVSGRKR; this is encoded by the exons ATGGGTTTAGTTCGTATATGGCAAAATACTGACAGTTTCCAGAAGGCAGAAGCAATGGCAACCATGACTGTTTCTTCACCAAAATCCACCATTTGGCAGAACCCAATCTCTCACAGAGAACCCAGTTATAGCTTTCTTGGTGGTTCCTTAAAGGGTCTTTGTTTGCAattgaaacccagaaacaagaacaaagatgCCACCAAGTTGGTGGTTGcttcagcaaaaccgaccaccACACAAAGAATCAGTAGCACTAGGTCAGGAGGAGACCGGTTTTACATAAACTTCACTGGTTTTCCTTTTCCTCTGGGCCCTTTTCTCAATAGGAGCACTACCAGGACTGAG GCCGTGAAAGGCTCCATATGGTTATTTGAGCAAGAGCAAGCATTAGGCTTCAGCAGTGTGTCAACAAACATTAGAATGACAGTAGTGAAACTTAAATCTGGAGGATTATGGGTCCATGCACCCATTGCTCCAACCAAGGAGTGCATTCAG CTTCTGAAAGAGTTAGGGGCACCTGTAGAATACATAGTGCTGCCTACATTTGCTTACGAGCACAAAATATTTGTTGGTCCATTTTCTAGAGAGTTCCCTCGAGCTCAGGTATGGGTGGCACCAAGGCAGTGGAGTTGGCCTTTGAATCTGCCACTGGAGTTTTTTGGGATCTTTCGTGCTAAAACCTTACGAGATGAAGATTTGTCCACCCCATGGGCTAATGAGATTGAGCAGAAAGTTCTAAGTTCTCCAGAAGTTG GTATTGGACCCTATGTGGAGGTAGCATTCTATCATAAGCCTTCGAGAACTCTACTGGTAACAGATGCAGTAATTTTTGTGCCAAGACAGCCACCTGATTGTATTAGCAAAGAATCATTGCTGGCATCTGCAAAAAATGGTTTGGCAGTGAAACTTTTGAGTAAAGGAAAAAAAGTCTCTGAAGAACCAGTAATAGACAACAAGATGAACCGTCAAAAAG GATGGGAAAGAATGGTTCTGCAAATTTTGTTTCTCGGTCCATCAAACCTGTTGGAACCTAAGGCTAGCTTTGCACAGATGTCACAAAAGCTGATTGTTTCACCCATTGTGAAGACTCTTGTCTTCAGCAAAGTTCCGGAAAAG GTCAGGGATTGGATCGATAGAATTTCACGGGACTGGAGGTTCAGGAGAATAATCCCTGCTCATTTTGCCGCACCAGTTAATGCAAGCAGGTCTGACTTCCTAGCTGCGTTTGCCTTTCTGGATGATCTTTTGGATGAACGTTATGTGACTCGGCCttcactctctcttcttttcacaTCCCTAATGGGAAAGGCGGCTAGTTACTTCCCTCCCGATGACATGAAGACTTTATCTTCTCTTGATCAGTTTTTGGTCTCAGTAGGAGCTGTGAAAAAGACCGTCTCAGGTCGGAAAAGATGA
- the LOC112187638 gene encoding uncharacterized protein LOC112187638, whose amino-acid sequence MASISVPTDEAKSRRNSTGKILSSISGEKVPHYLRASTGSCHDFCKYGRKDAFEEKERCPIRVVPRRLSTKSLGSQNSAESVVLPEIKNISVIKLNHSPESKILSPDTCTIAKQAKQQLPKRSADRKTAVGSELLAERKKPSLVKFKTSSNAKPPVSAVPKTVKQEVSSSPEKRKFSSKKGWTKLKEKDLSTKHVTSSKPKSLTTKESSSPDTSGGSEGIRNSNSKVGQRTVTTLKPKSLAAKQISSLDSSGGLNGDGKSEAKIGKRAGTSFVALKKVLVPPTGSLSPKPSLRRVASLKAQDRNVKVTPLKNQNKIAEVIAKQLNNDETPEKTLYVIKIETENKPLESDQNKNCEGPPPSSSSSSPKSLSLPNSMSLSPLEGEDQESEYTVTETEEESFSEDDEVDNEENAETLDEDYKGKPRKSGMVCSEDVDSHPLKFRRGKVVDMQFQNNRPRRLKFRRGKVLGESENVKADAQRRRYKKREGVDGDAIGTKPGAEKVVLRHQDVQGKKDEKGLFNNVIEETASKLVETRKSKVKALVGAFETVISLQECKPSANSVS is encoded by the coding sequence ATGGCAAGTATCAGTGTACCAACAGATGAGGCTAAATCGAGACGAAATTCTACAGGAAAGATATTATCGTCAATCAGTGGAGAAAAAGTTCCTCATTATCTCAGGGCTTCCACTGGTTCCTGTCATGATTTTTGTAAATATGGGAGGAAAGATGCATTTGAAGAGAAGGAAAGATGCCCCATACGGGTTGTACCAAGAAGACTCTCAACCAAATCACTTGGTAGCCAAAACTCAGCAGAAAGTGTAGTTTTGCCAGAGATCAAGAATATATCAGTGATCAAGCTCAATCAttcacccgagtccaaaatcCTCTCACCTGATACATGTACCATCGCCAAGCAGGCTAAGCAGCAACTGCCAAAAAGGTCAGCTGACAGAAAAACTGCTGTTGGGAGTGAGCTTCTTGCTGAGAGGAAGAAGCCATCATTGGTGAAGTTCAAAACGTCATCCAATGCAAAACCTCCTGTATCTGCTGTGCCCAAAACTGTGAAGCAGGAAGTTTCATCATCTCCTGAAAAGCGGAAATTCTCTTCAAAGAAAGGTTGGACAAAACTTAAGGAGAAAGACTTGTCTACAAAACATGTCACTTCTTCGAAGCCAAAATCTCTGACCACGAAGGAATCGTCATCTCCTGATACTTCAGGAGGTTCAGAGGGGATAAGAAACAGTAATTCAAAGGTAGGCCAGAGGACAGTCACCACTCTGAAGCCAAAATCTTTGGCTGCGAAGCAAATTTCTTCTCTTGACTCTTCAGGAGGCTTAAATGGAGATGGAAAAAGTGAGGCGAAGATAGGCAAGAGGGCAGGAACGTCCTTTGTTGCTTTAAAGAAAGTATTGGTGCCCCCAACAGGATCATTGTCCCCAAAACCTTCTCTCAGGAGAGTTGCAAGCTTAAAAGCACAGGACagaaatgtgaaagttactccTCTTAAGAATCAGAACAAGATCGCAGAAGTTATAGCTAAGCAACTCAACAATGATGAGACTCCGGAGAAGACCTTGTATGTCATTAAGATTGAGACAGAGAACAAACCTCTGGAATCTGATCAAAACAAAAATTGTGAAGGTCCACCACCTTCATCCTCCTCATCATCGCCCAAATCTTTGTCCCTCCCAAACAGCATGTCCCTTTCACCCCTTGAAGGAGAAGATCAAGAGTCTGAATATACAGTGACAGAAACAGAAGAGGAGTCTTTCTCAGAAGACGATGAAGTTGACAACGAAGAAAATGCAGAGACCCTAGATGAGGATTACAAAGGGAAGCCCAGAAAGTCTGGGATGGTTTGTTCTGAAGATGTGGATAGCCATCCTTTAAAGTTTAGGAGGGGAAAGGTGGTTGACATGCAATTTCAGAATAATAGACCAAGGAGACTCAAATTTAGGCGAGGAAAAGTGTTGGGAGAGAGCGAAAATGTCAAGGCTGATGCCCAAAGGCGAAGATATAAGAAGAGAGAAGGTGTTGATGGCGATGCAATTGGTACCAAACCTGGTGCAGAAAAGGTTGTTTTGAGACATCAAGATGTTCAGGGGAAGAAAGATGAGAAGGGGTTGTTTAATAATGTAATTGAAGAAACTGCAAGTAAACTGGTTGAAACCCGGAAGAGTAAGGTCAAGGCCTTAGTTGGTGCTTTTGAAACAGTGATCTCACTTCAAGAGTGCAAACCTTCTGCAAATTCGGTTTCTTGA
- the LOC112190042 gene encoding uncharacterized protein LOC112190042, whose translation MRSGLCHQLFSVSPLSSVQKQMDEGGEVESKLGEVMEGIASIALLPCGSISGHFIKVNDSTNICYGLHGTELACEKECSRGEDYRLIKLAIIDYNKKKEKVVVVECRGHDAARLNSVDHAHGWEKDVVDMVDELHGKDKILVSFNCETLKSDKAAEDHISKFLPKLSGLDAVVNIGKMSIAGLDFEADKQNM comes from the exons ATGCGGTCTGGCCTTTGCCACCAACTCTTTTCAGTCTCTCCACTCTCCTCTGTGCAGAAGCAAATGG atGAAGGTGGCGAAGTGGAGTCAAAATTAGGGGAGGTAATGGAAGGAATAGCTTCAATAGCATTGTTACCATGTGGGTCTATATCAGGCCATTTCATCAAAGTGAATGATTCCACCAACATTTGCTATGGTCTTCATGGAACtg AGTTGGCTTGTGAAAAGGAGTGTAGCAGGGGAGAAGATTATCGTCTGATCAAGCTTGCAATCATAGATTACAAT aaaaagaaggagaaagttGTTGTTGTGGAGTGTAGAGGACATGATGCTGCTAGGTTGAATAGCGTCGATCATGCTCATGG TTGGGAGAAGGATGTCGTAGATATGGTTGATGAACTGCATGGGAAGGACAAGATTCTGGTTTCGTTCAACTGTGAGACACTGAAATCTGACAAAGCAGCAGAAGATCATATCAGCAAGTTTTTGCCCAAACTTTCTGGCCTAGATGCTGTTGT CAACATTGGTAAGATGAGCATTGCCGGCTTGGACTTCGAAGCAGATAAGCAGAATATGTAA
- the LOC112190043 gene encoding uncharacterized protein LOC112190043, which yields MDEGGEAESKVGEVMEGVASIALLPCGSISGHFIIVNDSTNICYGLHGTELACEKECSRGEDYRLIKLAIIDYNKKKEKVVVVECRGHDAARLCSVDHAHGWEKDVVDMVDEQHGKDKIVVSFNCETLKSDKAAEDHISKFLTKLAGLDAVVNIGKMSIAGLDFEAEE from the exons ATGG ATGAAGGTGGTGAAGCGGAGTCAAAAGTAGGGGAGGTAATGGAAGGAGTGGCTTCAATAGCATTGCTACCATGTGGGTCTATATCAGGCCATTTCATCATAGTGAATGATTCCACTAACATTTGCTATGGTCTTCATGGAACtg AGTTGGCTTGTGAAAAGGAGTGTAGCAGGGGAGAAGATTATCGTCTGATCAAGCTTGCAATCATAGACTACAAT aaaaagaaggagaaagttGTTGTTGTGGAGTGTAGAGGCCATGATGCTGCGAGGTTATGTAGCGTTGATCATGCTCATGG TTGGGAGAAGGATGTCGTAGATATGGTTGATGAACAGCATGGGAAGGACAAGATTGTGGTTTCGTTCAACTGTGAGACACTGAAATCTGACAAAGCAGCAGAAGATCATATCAGCAAGTTTTTGACCAAACTAGCTGGCCTAGATGCTGTTGT CAACATTGGTAAGATGAGCATTGCCGGCTTGGACTTCGAAGCAGAGGAATAG
- the LOC112187225 gene encoding uncharacterized protein LOC112187225, producing MWNFASSCIAGNVGVKNDFLRPTQDTSECCSDDEGSSGVGREEGLECPICWESFNIVENVPYVLWCGHTLCKNCILGLQWAVVKFPTLPIQLPLFISCPWCNLLSFRLVYRGNLKFPRKNYFLLWMVESMNGDRVKSHSTCSGDNQPAWPVNGNVSAGSQLNHRRGQYIRHPEPPGTNHNHGVVNNYLSMERLHSSLRKSLFFFVHLTAKFPLVVIFLLIILYAIPASAAILALYVLITVLFALPSFLILYFAYPSLDWLVREIIT from the coding sequence ATGTGGAATTTTGCATCCAGTTGTATAGCTGGAAATGTTGGAGTGAAAAATGACTTTCTAAGGCCAACACAAGATACTTCTGAATGCTGCTCCGATGATGAGGGTTCTTCTGGTGTCGGCAGAGAGGAAGGACTAGAGTGCCCCATATGCTGGGAATCTTTCAATATTGTTGAAAATGTGCCCTATGTTTTATGGTGTGGTCATACCCTCTGTAAAAATTGCATTCTGGGTCTGCAATGGGCTGTTGTCAAGTTCCCCACCCTACCAATTCAGCTCCCGCTATTTATCTCCTGCCCATGGTGCAATCTGTTATCCTTCCGGCTGGTTTACAGGGGAAATCTCAAATTTCCTCGCAAGAACTACTTTCTTTTGTGGATGGTTGAAAGCATGAATGGTGATAGAGTGAAGTCTCATTCTACCTGCTCTGGTGATAATCAACCAGCCTGGCCGGTAAACGGAAATGTATCCGCAGGAAGTCAACTGAACCATAGGAGGGGACAATATATTCGCCATCCCGAGCCACCAGGGACAAATCATAATCATGGCGTTGTCAATAATTACCTTAGTATGGAGCGATTGCATTCTTCCCTTCGGAAGTCACTGTTTTTCTTCGTTCATTTGACAGCAAAGTTCCCTCTGGTTGTCATATTTCTTCTGATCATCTTATATGCAATACCTGCCAGTGCAGCCATATTGGCCTTGTACGTACTTATCACGGTGCTGTTTGCTCTCCCGTCGTTTCTTATCTTGTACTTTGCATATCCTAGTTTGGATTGGCTTGTGAGAGAAATCATCACCTGA